From a single Bacteroidia bacterium genomic region:
- a CDS encoding anhydro-N-acetylmuramic acid kinase — protein sequence MTTYRGIGAMSGTSMDALDLAYCTFTEENDRYTFSLDLAEALPIDPEWKARLLHLPAQNAEIFAKTHVYFGHWLGRSIREFIDRHNLTPDFVAAHGQTIFHRPYKNYTVQIGDGETLVSWLPCPLVTNFRNKDVARGGEGAPLVPLGEKYLFPDHQLFLNLGGFSNLTFQGKAFDVSPCNILLNHLYTTRYPQHATDYDPGGAMARSGVLQTELLDALDSLAFYSQPFPKSLGWEWVEEEALPVINAFDYPLADLLHTCTLHIARQIRLAVSLVGATGIKMLATGGGRHNQFLIECLEKELKALAVSLDSHVSDDIVDYKEAIVFAFLGLRTLTGKTTTLASVTGAKSDLVTGSIHLPANGGFSLFRKS from the coding sequence ATGACAACCTATCGCGGAATCGGTGCAATGAGTGGCACGTCGATGGATGCCCTCGATCTCGCATATTGCACATTTACCGAAGAAAACGATCGCTATACGTTCTCGCTGGATCTGGCAGAGGCGCTGCCCATTGACCCGGAATGGAAAGCCCGTCTCCTGCATCTGCCTGCTCAAAATGCTGAGATTTTTGCCAAAACTCATGTGTACTTCGGCCACTGGCTGGGGCGTTCGATCCGTGAATTTATCGACAGACATAATCTTACCCCCGACTTTGTTGCTGCACATGGGCAGACAATTTTTCACCGACCCTATAAAAACTATACGGTACAAATCGGCGATGGGGAAACGCTGGTTTCCTGGTTGCCCTGCCCGCTGGTGACCAATTTCCGGAATAAAGATGTTGCCAGAGGCGGAGAAGGCGCACCGCTGGTTCCCCTGGGAGAAAAATATTTATTTCCCGACCATCAGCTTTTTCTTAACCTGGGGGGATTTAGCAATCTCACTTTTCAGGGTAAAGCATTTGACGTTTCGCCATGCAATATTCTGCTCAACCACCTTTACACAACGCGCTACCCACAACACGCCACCGATTATGATCCAGGAGGAGCAATGGCCAGATCGGGAGTTTTACAGACAGAATTACTTGACGCACTGGATTCTCTGGCATTTTACAGTCAGCCATTTCCCAAAAGCCTGGGTTGGGAATGGGTAGAAGAAGAGGCTTTGCCGGTGATCAATGCTTTCGATTATCCCCTGGCAGACCTTTTACATACCTGTACCCTGCATATTGCGCGGCAGATCAGACTCGCCGTATCGCTGGTAGGTGCAACAGGGATCAAAATGCTGGCAACAGGCGGAGGCAGGCACAATCAGTTTCTGATTGAATGCCTTGAAAAAGAATTAAAAGCATTGGCAGTATCTCTGGACAGCCATGTCTCTGACGATATTGTAGATTATAAAGAAGCGATCGTTTTTGCCTTTCTGGGATTGCGAACGCTCACAGGAAAAACCACCACACTCGCTTCAGTGACCGGCGCAAAAAGCGATCTGGTTACAGGTTCCATTCATCTGCCTGCAAATGGCGGGTTCAGTTTATTTCGCAAATCGTAA
- a CDS encoding L-threonylcarbamoyladenylate synthase translates to MIISINPKNPQERMLSQVIDCLRDGGVIIYPTDTMYGLGCDINNRKAVNRICRIKGIDPEKSQLTCVCEDISIIGTYANHVTTPVFKIMRQALPGPYTFVLQASKAIPRHFQPRKTVGIRVPDHKIPVSLASLLGNPIASISLPLDEEYTEFNTDPSLIDERFGNLVDMVVDGGFGGLTPSTVIDCSKGEKDIMVIRVGAGPLEPLGLILEEF, encoded by the coding sequence ATGATTATTTCCATCAACCCCAAAAATCCGCAGGAACGAATGTTGTCTCAGGTAATTGACTGCCTGCGGGATGGCGGTGTGATTATTTATCCTACCGACACTATGTACGGCCTCGGATGTGATATCAATAATCGCAAGGCTGTAAACCGTATATGCAGGATTAAGGGGATTGACCCGGAAAAAAGCCAGCTTACCTGTGTGTGTGAAGATATCAGTATCATTGGTACCTATGCCAACCATGTGACGACGCCTGTATTTAAAATCATGCGTCAGGCACTTCCCGGCCCATATACCTTTGTTTTGCAGGCATCTAAAGCTATTCCCCGACATTTTCAACCGCGCAAAACGGTCGGCATACGGGTGCCCGATCATAAAATTCCGGTAAGTCTGGCATCCCTGCTTGGCAATCCGATTGCCTCTATCAGTCTTCCGCTTGATGAAGAGTACACGGAGTTTAATACCGATCCATCTCTGATCGATGAGCGCTTTGGCAATCTCGTCGATATGGTGGTTGACGGGGGATTTGGCGGACTTACCCCTTCCACCGTGATAGATTGTAGTAAAGGCGAAAAAGATATTATGGTTATCCGGGTGGGAGCAGGCCCGCTTGAGCCTCTGGGACTGATTCTTGAAGAGTTTTAA
- a CDS encoding outer membrane beta-barrel protein, translated as MKKRYLHLTIVCLLFCAHPAFAQKGLKVGGFALPQSVFLFNADDQNLDEDLYRQELLGGMAVGGVFGYNFNDYVGFRLNMLYSQQGGKYSSRRDVVLRNHFVKRQEYLKIPLMLGVNSNPDRKVAFVFYGGVQLDLLTKAFSYNDNPAYELPLPDNFTNFPSEYETYRTLHYSVVGDIGTDIKLSPRNFVLNLRIRGDYGLVDSENKDAEFRLTSGGLTRQQNYWEWVRGATANAETASLNIGFLIGLTYTFAPIE; from the coding sequence ATGAAAAAGCGTTACTTACACCTGACAATTGTCTGTTTGTTATTCTGTGCCCACCCGGCCTTTGCCCAGAAGGGTTTGAAGGTGGGAGGATTTGCACTGCCACAGTCAGTATTTCTTTTCAACGCCGATGATCAGAACCTCGATGAGGATTTGTACCGCCAGGAGCTTTTGGGTGGAATGGCTGTTGGTGGCGTGTTTGGATATAATTTCAACGATTATGTTGGATTTCGACTCAATATGCTTTATTCTCAGCAGGGAGGAAAATATTCCAGCCGGAGAGATGTTGTTTTACGCAACCACTTTGTCAAACGTCAGGAATACCTGAAAATACCGTTGATGCTGGGAGTCAACTCCAACCCCGACCGAAAGGTAGCTTTTGTGTTTTACGGAGGTGTACAGCTGGATCTGCTGACAAAAGCATTTTCCTATAACGACAACCCCGCATATGAGCTGCCTCTGCCAGACAACTTCACCAACTTCCCTTCTGAATACGAGACATACCGCACGCTTCACTATAGCGTTGTAGGAGATATTGGTACAGATATCAAACTCTCTCCCCGCAATTTTGTATTAAACCTTCGTATCCGGGGAGATTATGGACTCGTAGATTCAGAAAATAAAGATGCGGAATTTCGCCTTACTTCCGGAGGTCTGACCCGCCAGCAAAATTATTGGGAATGGGTACGCGGTGCTACGGCTAATGCAGAAACCGCCAGTTTGAATATCGGCTTTCTCATCGGCCTGACCTATACTTTCGCGCCAATAGAATAA
- the ruvA gene encoding Holliday junction branch migration protein RuvA, producing MIAYVKGKLAQVEPAFAVVDVNGIGYFVKISLNTFTRIQDKETVMLHTFLQIREDAHVLYGFAEEKERMLFEQLITISGVGGNTAMVILSSISASDLYLAIRSEDINTLKRIKGIGAKTAGRIVLELKDKIRLEENGDLTAIESNIPGSQKKEEALAALASLGLAKNVMTKRVDQIMKEHGMEISTEQIIKLALRNP from the coding sequence GTGATCGCATACGTAAAAGGGAAACTCGCTCAGGTTGAGCCAGCTTTTGCTGTGGTGGATGTCAATGGCATCGGGTATTTTGTTAAAATTTCGCTTAATACATTTACCCGTATTCAGGACAAAGAAACCGTCATGCTGCATACTTTTCTCCAAATCAGAGAAGATGCACATGTGCTGTATGGGTTTGCAGAGGAAAAGGAGCGGATGCTCTTCGAGCAGTTGATAACTATTTCGGGAGTAGGCGGCAATACGGCAATGGTGATTCTTTCCAGCATATCCGCTTCGGATCTCTATCTGGCTATCCGCTCTGAAGACATCAATACGCTGAAAAGAATTAAAGGAATTGGCGCCAAAACAGCCGGACGTATCGTACTCGAACTGAAAGATAAGATCAGACTGGAAGAAAATGGAGACCTGACGGCGATTGAATCGAATATCCCGGGAAGCCAGAAAAAAGAGGAAGCGCTTGCGGCACTTGCCAGTTTGGGACTTGCCAAAAACGTTATGACCAAACGTGTAGACCAGATTATGAAAGAACACGGTATGGAAATTTCAACCGAACAGATTATTAAACTTGCCCTTCGAAACCCCTGA
- the sprA gene encoding cell surface protein SprA, which translates to MSKFSLAMLVSAITSFFFADTGTTGKEAEVCPQVEVISTDSFFSVEELLTPDGDTSKVKSNPNNRIGDATRQEYVTPLYLGNPGNLETIFELNDDGSGFNIYERVGKVDFRRPSYISYEDFLEYRKKKSQQDYFREQSMSANAESRQGLALNIDIEELSDVFGGGSVSIRPTGFATLDFSIDHNRTDNPSLPLRQQRTTTFNFDQQIQLGVIGQIGEKLRLNANFDTQATFDFENELKLEHSGTEDQILQKIEAGNVNMQLGNSLIQGRQNLFGLKTKLRFGPVYVTAIASTERGKVETINISGGGAIETPFEKEVSDYDMNRHFFLSHYFRSTYERALANLPVIQSNLRINRVEVWIEQQGSTSNNRNAVGFVDLGENDLPFGQGVGRVYNDNLQRNTNIRVPDNDANNLFSLLENDPAIREQNTAKSAIENLPGLNMANTEDFQVLGNMRRLNPNEYTVNNQLGYISLNSPIPTDQVLFIAYNFTLNGQVHQVGEFSDDVPANGLNSNVLYLRMLKSSVLRINPFPAWDLMMKNIYSVGYGLQRDGFFLDIKYESGTSAGRINFLPTGAVANRPLIQVMELDRLTNHTSAGPDNYFDFVEGITILSDKGLVIFPVLEPFGSHLATKLNNDPDAVATYVFQPLYDDTQQGAIQNHPELNRFTLEGYYRSSSSSEIPLNTFNLSEGSVTVTAGGRTLSEGSDYQVDYYGGKVTIINPSILTSGQDIAVSFESNSLYNIQTKTLLGSRAEFSPSDNLQLGATILNLREQPFNQKTTLGDEPLNNTLWGLDASFRRESPLLTKLIDRLPLISTKETSTIDAAAEFAQFIPGTPAINKTQTEKGIVFLDDFEAAATPFGLQGTQRWKLASFPEGNTKIFNPEYAGEPLSTNFTRAKLAWYQIDQAFYQRFGIKFPEEDLSNNYTRQVQPFELFPTAKRAFGNNIQNTFDLHFNPNTRGPYNYEYRESRLRSADGTFVRPEDNWAGIMREIDVNNDFEATNVEFVEFWMMDPFMDNPNHKGGEFYVNLGLVNEDILTDESLSRENGLPGAGDPGNLQETPWGRIPIGNPPVNAFSNNPDDRIAQDIGFDGLNDEAEAIFFSRVLDSLRTFLSPAAMAQLEADPSTDNFKHFRDDSYEADEAGVLERYKDFNGLENNSPVGQDNRNYTVQATQLPDNEDLNNNGSLNFAEQYWEYRIKLHPDSLQRGMNFVVDKITDTVNTAQGVNTPVTWYQFRIPLNTGRPVNNITNFKTISFMRMYMTGFQEEVITRLTEFQLVSTQWRRFSGNLNESGIATPPEPPFATFELGSVSLEENSQKLPFNYTLPPGVVQQSINGNTAAGFLQDERSLTMKVCDLKDGDARGMFKNTKSDLRLYNRLKMWVHAEATESGVMPSNFYQYDDARVFIRLGLDNDQNYYEYEIPLTPSDPAISNSKTNTWLSANEFDFELALLALAKDDRNTAGTGLIYRHAYRNDSMPEGHVIYIKGTPKLSDVRNIMIGVRNPSDPDARPICLELWVNELRLTNFDKTKGWAANANISVKLADIGSISANAAYKSSGFGPLEQRLSTRSQEDVLRYDLAGNLYLDKLFPKKWGLQMPVYATIGEQRISPVFNPQEADVRTDILLEQLDPKARSEKLMQIQDFRSTKSLSFNNWRKNKSQGTGGGGGGPGGGRPGTNARPGGATSVGGQGGKGTGDRSGGGGGGRVSYPWDISNFDFTYAYNENFSRNAVIERRFNTQHRGAINYRYNFPQLVVEPFKNIKAFEKIQFLKDFNFSPLPTAFNVSITGDRQFEERQMRATELFGGQVTPTFTKNFLINRNYNLTWNFTRNLQLSYTANNISRVDEVKGYWKTASEAEIDSVGSLMDNLLHIGKDPSRGHDNLINFGRTTQFTHNFNAAYQVPFNKFKMLDWVSSTVNYSGSFNWAQAPEINPGLGATIGNTQNIQGNGRLDLNSLYRKVGFLKKILDGQNKAPQGARPPQAPQNTGPRIENRVGENPVETDTTNKPDPFRFLKLVGKEVIRVGLSVRSIDFTYSNNAGTILPGYLPKTDNFGLDFGYYDSVRQGTSPLLPPTYGFIMGSQRDIRNEAGENNWITRDTLLSNLFLKNRNEILTARTSVELFKGFRIDISANRTESKDDSEFFRWDPSEDRYRSFDPLNNGSFSMSYIFINSAFEKGWETSAAFDEFSSNRSTISGRLSARNPNNARLTPRTQLIEGGFQNGYLGTNQDVLIPSLLSAYGVISSEKIALSNFPRIPLPNWSINYNGLSNIPLLKKYFNSVTLKHTYRGTYSVGNYTNNLNALTLGGFPARPDTVGTDNFGLIENFYSIENIQTVQIMEQFAPLLGVNVNMKNGATAQIDYKRGRQMNFNVGNLQLTEMRNQDLAVMIGYRKDKLNLSFNFGGKNVNLKNSVNFQFRATMRDTKEINRNLGPTGTSNDQVRLPEITRGTYNFILSPSIDYVVNTRLNVKLFFERNINNPYVANAFRTAFTSGGVQIRFTLAN; encoded by the coding sequence TTGTCCAAGTTCAGTTTAGCCATGCTGGTGTCGGCAATTACTTCATTCTTTTTTGCTGACACTGGTACTACCGGGAAAGAAGCGGAGGTTTGCCCACAAGTGGAGGTAATCTCAACGGATTCTTTTTTTTCTGTTGAAGAATTGCTCACTCCTGACGGAGACACCTCTAAAGTCAAAAGTAACCCCAACAATCGCATCGGGGATGCTACCCGGCAGGAGTATGTAACCCCTTTGTATCTCGGTAATCCGGGAAACCTTGAAACCATCTTCGAGCTGAATGATGATGGCTCAGGTTTTAATATTTATGAACGTGTCGGGAAAGTAGATTTCCGCAGACCCTCCTATATTTCCTATGAAGACTTCCTCGAATACCGCAAGAAAAAGTCTCAGCAGGACTATTTCCGCGAACAATCCATGTCTGCCAACGCAGAATCCCGGCAGGGGCTGGCGCTGAATATTGATATAGAAGAGCTTTCAGACGTGTTTGGCGGTGGATCTGTGTCGATTCGCCCGACAGGATTTGCCACACTCGACTTCTCCATTGACCACAACCGTACAGACAACCCCTCACTTCCGCTGCGCCAACAACGCACCACTACCTTCAATTTTGACCAGCAGATCCAACTTGGTGTTATCGGCCAGATTGGGGAAAAATTGCGCCTCAATGCCAATTTTGATACCCAGGCTACTTTTGATTTTGAAAATGAACTCAAACTCGAACATAGCGGAACCGAAGACCAGATTCTCCAGAAAATTGAAGCGGGTAATGTCAACATGCAACTGGGCAACTCCCTGATTCAGGGACGTCAAAATCTTTTTGGTCTTAAAACCAAACTTCGTTTTGGGCCTGTATATGTCACAGCTATCGCGTCCACCGAAAGAGGAAAGGTGGAAACTATCAATATATCTGGCGGCGGGGCCATCGAAACTCCCTTCGAAAAGGAAGTTTCGGACTACGATATGAACCGCCACTTTTTTCTCTCCCATTATTTCCGGTCCACTTACGAACGTGCACTGGCCAATCTCCCGGTTATTCAATCCAATCTGCGAATCAACAGAGTCGAAGTCTGGATAGAGCAGCAAGGCTCAACCAGCAACAACCGAAATGCAGTGGGTTTTGTGGACTTAGGAGAAAATGATCTCCCCTTTGGACAAGGTGTGGGCCGCGTTTACAACGACAATCTTCAGCGCAATACCAATATCCGCGTACCTGACAACGACGCCAACAACTTGTTTAGCCTTCTCGAAAATGATCCGGCAATACGCGAACAAAACACAGCCAAAAGCGCAATAGAAAACCTCCCCGGGCTGAATATGGCCAATACCGAAGATTTTCAGGTGCTGGGCAATATGCGTCGCCTGAACCCCAACGAATATACTGTCAACAACCAGTTGGGTTATATCTCACTCAATTCGCCAATCCCTACAGACCAGGTACTGTTTATTGCCTATAACTTTACCCTCAACGGACAAGTACACCAGGTCGGGGAATTTTCAGATGATGTCCCCGCCAACGGACTCAACTCCAATGTGCTTTATCTCCGCATGCTGAAGTCTTCCGTACTTCGCATCAATCCTTTCCCTGCGTGGGATCTGATGATGAAAAACATTTACAGTGTGGGATACGGTCTGCAACGCGATGGTTTTTTCCTCGATATTAAATACGAATCCGGAACCAGCGCAGGTCGCATCAACTTCCTCCCAACCGGAGCGGTAGCCAACCGGCCATTGATACAGGTAATGGAACTCGACCGGCTGACCAACCACACCTCTGCCGGGCCTGACAACTACTTCGACTTTGTCGAAGGGATAACTATCCTCTCCGATAAAGGATTGGTCATATTTCCGGTACTGGAACCTTTTGGCAGTCACCTTGCGACCAAGCTCAACAATGACCCGGATGCTGTAGCCACTTATGTATTCCAGCCACTCTATGATGATACGCAGCAGGGGGCAATACAAAACCACCCCGAACTCAATCGTTTTACCCTTGAAGGGTATTACCGATCTTCCAGCAGCTCGGAAATCCCACTCAACACATTTAACCTCTCCGAAGGATCAGTAACCGTCACGGCCGGAGGAAGAACATTGAGTGAAGGCAGTGATTATCAGGTTGATTATTACGGAGGGAAAGTAACCATTATCAACCCGTCTATTCTTACCTCCGGGCAGGATATCGCCGTATCGTTTGAAAGCAATTCCCTCTATAATATTCAGACAAAAACCCTTCTGGGATCAAGAGCCGAATTTAGCCCATCAGACAACCTGCAGTTGGGAGCAACCATACTCAATCTTCGGGAGCAGCCATTCAACCAAAAAACCACCCTGGGAGATGAACCACTCAACAATACATTGTGGGGACTTGACGCCAGCTTTCGAAGAGAATCGCCCCTTTTGACCAAACTTATCGACAGGTTGCCGCTGATCAGTACAAAGGAGACATCCACGATAGATGCTGCCGCTGAGTTTGCGCAGTTTATTCCGGGTACCCCTGCAATTAATAAAACGCAAACTGAAAAAGGCATTGTCTTCCTCGATGACTTTGAAGCAGCTGCAACGCCTTTTGGCCTTCAGGGAACACAACGATGGAAACTGGCGTCCTTCCCCGAAGGGAATACAAAAATCTTCAACCCTGAATACGCCGGAGAGCCTCTTTCGACCAACTTTACCCGGGCAAAACTCGCATGGTATCAGATCGATCAGGCCTTTTACCAGCGTTTTGGGATAAAATTTCCGGAGGAGGATCTCAGCAACAACTATACCCGACAGGTACAGCCCTTCGAATTGTTTCCCACAGCAAAAAGAGCTTTTGGAAACAATATTCAAAATACCTTTGACCTCCACTTCAATCCCAATACCAGAGGCCCTTATAACTACGAATACCGGGAAAGCAGACTCAGAAGTGCTGACGGTACTTTTGTTCGGCCCGAGGACAACTGGGCTGGGATCATGCGCGAAATCGACGTCAACAATGACTTTGAAGCTACCAATGTTGAGTTTGTCGAATTCTGGATGATGGATCCCTTTATGGATAACCCCAATCATAAAGGCGGTGAGTTTTATGTGAATCTGGGGTTGGTAAATGAAGATATTCTGACTGATGAAAGCCTGAGCCGGGAAAATGGACTGCCTGGTGCGGGAGATCCGGGCAACCTTCAGGAAACCCCCTGGGGGAGAATTCCTATCGGCAACCCGCCGGTCAATGCTTTCAGTAACAACCCCGATGATCGTATCGCACAGGATATCGGTTTTGATGGTTTAAATGACGAAGCTGAGGCCATATTCTTCAGCCGGGTTTTGGATAGCCTCCGCACATTTTTGAGCCCAGCGGCTATGGCACAGTTAGAAGCTGACCCCAGTACAGATAACTTCAAACATTTTCGGGACGACTCTTATGAAGCCGATGAAGCGGGCGTGCTGGAAAGGTATAAAGATTTTAACGGTCTGGAAAACAACTCCCCGGTGGGCCAGGATAACAGAAACTATACGGTACAGGCGACCCAGTTACCTGACAATGAAGACCTCAACAACAACGGAAGTCTCAACTTCGCCGAACAATATTGGGAATACCGCATCAAACTTCACCCTGACTCACTCCAGCGGGGGATGAATTTTGTGGTAGATAAAATCACTGATACCGTTAATACTGCACAAGGGGTAAATACGCCCGTTACCTGGTATCAGTTCCGTATTCCGCTTAATACAGGACGTCCGGTAAACAATATCACCAACTTCAAGACAATCTCCTTCATGCGGATGTATATGACGGGATTTCAGGAAGAAGTGATTACCCGTCTGACAGAGTTCCAACTGGTTTCTACCCAATGGCGCCGATTCAGCGGAAACCTCAACGAGTCAGGTATTGCCACACCACCCGAACCACCTTTTGCGACATTTGAACTGGGAAGTGTGAGTCTGGAAGAAAACTCACAAAAACTGCCGTTTAACTATACGCTTCCTCCTGGCGTGGTACAACAATCTATCAATGGAAATACGGCGGCAGGATTCCTTCAGGACGAACGGTCTCTTACTATGAAAGTCTGCGACCTGAAAGACGGAGATGCCCGGGGCATGTTTAAAAATACCAAAAGTGACCTTCGCCTCTACAACCGACTGAAAATGTGGGTACATGCAGAGGCGACAGAGTCTGGGGTAATGCCATCCAACTTTTACCAGTATGATGATGCGCGGGTTTTCATTCGTTTGGGACTCGACAATGATCAGAATTACTACGAATACGAAATTCCCCTCACGCCTTCCGATCCGGCGATTTCCAATTCGAAAACCAATACATGGCTTTCAGCCAATGAATTCGACTTTGAACTGGCTTTGCTTGCACTCGCCAAAGACGATCGAAATACTGCTGGTACAGGGTTGATCTACCGCCATGCGTACCGCAATGACAGTATGCCCGAAGGCCATGTCATTTATATAAAAGGTACGCCCAAACTCAGCGACGTTCGCAATATCATGATCGGGGTGAGAAACCCCAGTGATCCCGACGCCCGGCCAATATGTCTGGAGTTGTGGGTAAACGAGCTCAGGCTTACGAACTTTGACAAAACCAAAGGCTGGGCTGCCAATGCCAATATTTCGGTCAAACTCGCAGATATCGGCAGCATCAGCGCCAATGCTGCCTACAAGTCCTCCGGGTTTGGCCCGCTCGAGCAAAGGCTCAGCACCCGGTCGCAGGAAGACGTCCTCCGCTACGACCTTGCGGGAAATCTCTATCTTGACAAACTTTTCCCTAAAAAATGGGGACTTCAGATGCCTGTTTATGCCACGATTGGTGAACAGCGTATCAGCCCGGTATTTAATCCACAGGAGGCTGACGTACGAACGGATATCTTGCTCGAACAACTCGATCCCAAGGCGCGGTCGGAGAAGCTGATGCAGATTCAGGATTTCAGAAGTACAAAGAGCCTTTCTTTCAATAACTGGCGGAAAAATAAATCACAGGGAACCGGCGGTGGTGGCGGTGGCCCGGGAGGTGGAAGGCCCGGTACAAACGCAAGACCCGGAGGAGCCACCAGTGTAGGCGGACAGGGTGGCAAAGGAACTGGCGACCGAAGCGGCGGTGGCGGTGGAGGGCGAGTCAGCTATCCGTGGGATATTTCCAACTTCGACTTTACCTACGCATACAATGAAAACTTCTCGCGAAATGCCGTGATTGAACGCCGGTTCAACACCCAGCACCGGGGGGCGATTAATTATCGGTATAATTTCCCACAACTGGTAGTTGAGCCATTTAAAAATATTAAGGCATTTGAAAAAATACAGTTCCTCAAGGACTTTAACTTCTCGCCGCTGCCAACTGCATTTAATGTATCGATTACCGGAGACAGGCAGTTTGAAGAGCGACAAATGCGTGCAACCGAACTTTTTGGCGGTCAGGTAACACCGACTTTCACCAAAAACTTCCTCATCAACCGGAACTACAACCTGACCTGGAATTTTACCAGAAATCTCCAGCTCAGCTATACAGCCAATAATATATCCCGTGTGGATGAAGTTAAAGGATACTGGAAAACGGCCTCTGAGGCAGAAATTGATTCAGTGGGTTCACTCATGGATAATCTTCTGCATATCGGAAAAGATCCCTCCCGTGGTCACGACAATCTTATCAATTTTGGCCGTACCACACAGTTTACCCACAACTTCAATGCAGCCTATCAGGTGCCTTTCAACAAGTTTAAAATGCTTGACTGGGTGAGCAGTACGGTAAACTATTCGGGATCATTTAACTGGGCACAGGCTCCGGAGATCAATCCCGGCCTTGGTGCGACCATCGGCAATACACAGAATATACAGGGAAATGGAAGGCTGGATCTTAACAGTCTGTACCGAAAGGTCGGTTTCCTCAAAAAAATACTGGACGGCCAGAATAAGGCTCCTCAGGGTGCGCGACCACCTCAAGCCCCTCAGAATACCGGACCCAGAATAGAAAACCGGGTCGGAGAAAACCCGGTTGAAACAGACACAACCAACAAACCCGATCCCTTCCGGTTCCTCAAACTGGTAGGTAAAGAAGTAATACGGGTAGGTTTGAGCGTCAGAAGTATTGATTTTACCTATAGCAATAATGCAGGAACCATTCTGCCGGGTTACCTTCCCAAAACCGATAATTTTGGACTGGACTTTGGGTATTACGACTCTGTACGTCAGGGCACTTCTCCCCTGCTTCCCCCTACCTATGGTTTTATCATGGGTAGCCAGCGCGATATAAGAAATGAAGCAGGTGAAAACAACTGGATTACCCGCGATACGCTTTTGTCAAATCTCTTCCTCAAAAACCGCAATGAAATCCTTACAGCCCGCACATCTGTGGAACTGTTTAAAGGTTTCAGGATAGATATTTCGGCAAACCGAACCGAAAGTAAAGACGATAGCGAATTTTTCAGGTGGGATCCTTCCGAAGACAGGTACCGGAGTTTTGACCCGTTGAACAACGGAAGTTTCAGTATGTCTTATATTTTCATCAATTCTGCTTTCGAGAAAGGCTGGGAAACCTCCGCTGCATTTGATGAATTTTCCAGCAACCGCTCCACCATTTCAGGTAGACTTTCGGCCAGAAACCCCAATAATGCCCGACTTACTCCCAGGACACAACTGATCGAAGGAGGATTCCAGAACGGGTATCTCGGCACCAACCAGGATGTACTGATTCCTTCGCTTCTTTCTGCTTATGGTGTTATTAGTTCTGAAAAAATTGCGCTTTCCAATTTCCCGCGTATCCCGCTGCCAAACTGGAGTATCAACTACAATGGGTTGTCTAATATTCCTTTACTGAAGAAATATTTCAACTCCGTAACGCTGAAGCATACTTACCGCGGTACTTATTCGGTAGGCAACTATACCAATAACCTCAACGCCCTCACTTTAGGCGGATTTCCGGCAAGACCGGATACGGTGGGTACCGATAATTTTGGGCTGATAGAAAACTTCTATTCGATTGAAAATATTCAGACTGTGCAGATTATGGAGCAGTTTGCCCCACTGTTGGGTGTGAATGTAAACATGAAAAATGGAGCGACAGCGCAGATTGACTACAAACGCGGACGGCAGATGAATTTCAACGTGGGAAACCTTCAGCTCACCGAGATGCGAAACCAGGACCTCGCCGTCATGATTGGCTACCGGAAAGATAAGCTGAACCTGAGCTTTAACTTTGGCGGGAAAAATGTAAACCTGAAAAATAGCGTCAACTTCCAGTTCCGCGCCACCATGCGCGACACCAAGGAAATCAACCGAAATCTCGGGCCGACTGGAACCTCCAATGACCAGGTACGGCTTCCGGAAATTACACGGGGTACGTATAACTTCATTCTTTCGCCTTCGATAGACTATGTGGTAAACACCCGGTTGAATGTAAAGTTATTCTTCGAACGGAATATCAACAATCCTTACGTCGCCAACGCATTCCGTACCGCATTCACATCGGGTGGTGTGCAGATACGGTTTACGCTCGCAAACTAA